The window ATTGGAGATTTCGAGAAGAGCCTTCGATATGAGAGAATGTCTGTAAAGGGTAATAATTGGAGTAAACTATTTAAAGCTCCTTAAGGTACAGCCGTAGGTGATGTTGCCACCTCTTGAGAAGAgcttacatacatgtattgcCCTCTTTCCATCTGTAACTTGATTCTGCTTCGCcttctgcagctttggcGCGAGCGAATTGCTTGACGAATTCGTCCACGCTTTGTGCTCCTTGTACGCGGTATTTATCATTAATTATGAATGTCGGTACAGCCGTGACACCCATTCTCGTTGCTTCGTtcacctcttcctccacttCGCTTTTCCCATTGTCGCTAAGGAGCCATTCCTTTGCCTCCTTTGGATCTAGCCCTCCTCgctcggcggccttgacgaGATCGTCAATGCTAGTGATGTCGCCGCCTTCCTCAAAGAACATCTTCATGATTTGGTTGACGACCTTGTTCTCCATTTCATTGCCCTTTGATCTGCCTAGTTGAACAAGTCGATGAGAATCTCTGGTATTGCCGATTAGAGATTTGAATGTGAAGTTTAGACCTTCTTCGGCGCCTGTCTGCGCCAGCCGTTCGTGGATTGCGTCGACCCGACTGTAGCTTCCAAACTTCTGTGCTACGTGTTCTCGCACTGGTGCCGATTGGAAGGATGCGTGAGGATCGAGGTAGAACGCATGCCAGGAGATGGTAAAGTTGTCGGTTTCGCCTTTTGGAGTGGCACTGCGGAACGCAGAAATAGCTCGATCTAGGCGTGCTTTgcccaaaaagcaaaagggacAGACATTGTCAGAGATGATTTTGATGGTAAAGTTTGTCATTACGACTGATTACTGAGAGATTCCGACAAACAGAGTAACGATACAGAGCTcagagaagacgaagaggagggagagggacGAGGAGACAAGCGGAGAGCCATATATGTGACACAGATGGTGGGTATGGCCTTAGTCATGGTAAAATAATAGTCTAACAATGTATTTAAAGTAGATAGCACAATGCCGACGAAGATAGTTCATAGACATTGCATACAAAGTCTCTAAACGTTAGGATGTTGCTAGAACGCGATACCAAGCAGTTAGCAACTCGGCGAGCAGTTTACCACCACCTCCTTGGAGATCCCCGATTTGTGCCTCTTTTCGTTGCAAAATCGaatagaaaagaaagcaCTTTTACAATATTGAAAAATATGCTATTTGCACTAGGGCATGCGCGCAACTACTCGTACAATGATATCGCGAAGAAATTAAAAGTGCGTCGCTGCTGAATAAGCCGGAGACTTTCAGCTCGGGAGGAACGTGGGATGAATGCAATCCATTGAGAATCACAGCCCGGCTTACGTATCCAACAAGCTAACATGGTACGAGTCCGTTGACGAAAGAGGAACGAGTTGTAACTCCATAAATCCGCCTTGTTTCTTTTAGGAAAGGCAGCGGAATGAGTGACGACGTGGATCCAGAGTACCAAGACCTCTTTACCCGTTTTGGGAACCGCGCGGTGAAGCTGTCGCAAGCGACTTCAGCAAGACAACGTTTGAAGGCGACAAATGAAACATAAATCGAAAAGGGGATGTACAGCTTAGAAATCGACATGATACGATGCAGCATGAAAGAATTGAGAACTGTTGTGTCTTCAATTCTATATAAGTCCTGAGATTCCCGTAAATTGAACCAAAACATCCTCAAGTTAAACAATGCTATAAACACAGATCCAACATTCTCACAAACATCATTTTGAACAACACTAATACTCGCAATCATGTCAAAGGTTATCGCAGTCGCCGGTGGTACTGGTAGCGTTGGTCGCACCATCGTTGAAGAGTTGAAAAAGTCCCCTCTGTACGATGTCATTGTCTTGGCTCGCAAGGTAAGTCAGAAACATACAAGACTACTAATGCCGTTATCAAAGCTAAATCCAGAATAAAGGTTCCAGAAGTGAATGATGAAAAAGCGCCCGTCGTCGCAGTGGACTACAACAACGTCGATGAAACTGCGCAAAAACTGGCCAGCCACAAAGTAGACGTCGTCATCTCTACTATTAGCGTGGTTGATGAAGTCGCTGGAGTTTGCCAAGTCGACCTGGTCAAGGCAGCCAGTAAATCTGGCACCGTAAAACGCTTCATTACTAGTGAATGGGGTACTCCTCATACCAAAGTGTGAGTTCAGCCttgttttcccttctcttcctgATTCTATATGTACATGCTAACTTTCCTCCTACATCTTAGGTCTCCTATCTATCAGATTCGAGAAAATGCCGTGATAGAGCTTCGCAAGACCGACTTGGAATGGACTCGAGTTGCTAACGGCTACTTTATGGACTACTACGGCATGCCTCATGTGAAGACGTATCTGAAGCCCTTGTTCTTCGTGGTAGACCCGCCAAACAAGACTGCTGCCATCCCTGGCACAGGAGATGAGGTTCTTTCTTTCACCTACACTTTTGATGTGGCAAAATTTGTTGTCGCATCTCTGGGCTTGCCCAAGTGGGAGGAGATTACCTACTGCTACGGTGAAAATTCAACATTCAACAAGCTTGTTGCACTTTCTGAAGAAGCTCAGGGTATGCTATTCCACTTCGCTTTTTTATTACAATCGGGACAAAACTAACAGATCTCCAGGCACTAAGTTCAAGGTTACATTCGATCCTCCCGAAAAGCTCGCAAAGGGAGAGATTACAGAATTGCCTTCTCACCCTGCGCTATATCCATACTTTCCGAAGCCAGCGATGCAAGGCTTGTTCTCGCTTTTCGCCTCATGGGTCCTTGATGGTAGCCTAAAAGCTCCAGAAGACAAGAGCCTGAACGCCAAATTTCCCGAAATCAAGACCACCAAGTTGGCCGAAATCGTCGGTGCCTGGAAGGGACATTAAGAAGGACGAAGTAGTAGCAATAGCCAGTCATATTAGCATTATATAAGTAGAGGTATCGAGCTTAGTATACGGAAGCAATAGGTGAAATCCCAGTTGTCcacatctctctccccaCGAGTACTCCAGACTTGTTCCATGATCCTCAGCGCTTCAAACAGCGTCCCAAATGCCGACAAATT of the Trichoderma breve strain T069 chromosome 4, whole genome shotgun sequence genome contains:
- a CDS encoding DSBA-like thioredoxin domain-containing protein, which encodes MTNFTIKIISDNVCPFCFLGKARLDRAISAFRSATPKGETDNFTISWHAFYLDPHASFQSAPVREHVAQKFGSYSRVDAIHERLAQTGAEEGLNFTFKSLIGNTRDSHRLVQLGRSKGNEMENKVVNQIMKMFFEEGGDITSIDDLVKAAERGGLDPKEAKEWLLSDNGKSEVEEEVNEATRMGVTAVPTFIINDKYRVQGAQSVDEFVKQFARAKAAEGEAESSYRWKEGNTCM
- a CDS encoding nmrA-like family domain-containing protein translates to MSKVIAVAGGTGSVGRTIVEELKKSPLYDVIVLARKVPEVNDEKAPVVAVDYNNVDETAQKLASHKVDVVISTISVVDEVAGVCQVDLVKAASKSGTVKRFITSEWGTPHTKVSPIYQIRENAVIELRKTDLEWTRVANGYFMDYYGMPHVKTYLKPLFFVVDPPNKTAAIPGTGDEVLSFTYTFDVAKFVVASLGLPKWEEITYCYGENSTFNKLVALSEEAQGTKFKVTFDPPEKLAKGEITELPSHPALYPYFPKPAMQGLFSLFASWVLDGSLKAPEDKSLNAKFPEIKTTKLAEIVGAWKGH